In Methanoregula sp., a single window of DNA contains:
- a CDS encoding hydrogenase subunit encodes MIDTAIVVGIIRILFVCIIITAAYIISTRNLLSVVSVYALQSLTLVGIALALWSLEGSLVLLAIAVVTFVSKVIIIPYFIATIQEKIRIKRDIEFHYLNPTTSLLISMALMLVIYMALVRILEGTPARESLFFFGAVLGISLMLMGMMVTFSRKRAITKVLGFLSMENGVLLFGMFVTELPFIIEFLIIIDLIILVILTTILSVGIDSTLEDYHKRLHRFHLLEEEEEVS; translated from the coding sequence ATGATCGATACGGCCATCGTTGTCGGGATCATCAGGATCCTGTTTGTATGCATCATCATTACGGCGGCCTACATCATCTCGACACGCAACCTGCTCTCCGTGGTATCAGTGTATGCCCTCCAGAGTCTGACCCTGGTCGGCATCGCGCTTGCGCTCTGGTCGCTGGAGGGATCCCTGGTTCTCCTGGCGATAGCCGTAGTTACGTTTGTCAGCAAGGTCATCATCATCCCGTACTTCATTGCAACCATCCAGGAAAAGATCCGGATCAAGCGGGATATCGAGTTCCATTACCTGAATCCCACCACCTCGCTGCTCATTTCGATGGCACTGATGCTGGTGATCTACATGGCGCTCGTACGAATACTGGAGGGAACACCGGCACGGGAGAGCCTCTTTTTCTTTGGCGCCGTGCTGGGGATCTCCCTGATGCTGATGGGTATGATGGTGACGTTCAGTCGTAAGCGGGCGATCACAAAAGTGCTGGGATTCCTCTCCATGGAAAACGGGGTGCTCCTCTTTGGTATGTTTGTCACTGAACTCCCGTTCATCATAGAGTTTTTGATCATCATCGACCTTATCATCCTCGTTATCCTGACAACGATCTTATCGGTCGGTATCGACTCAACTCTTGAGGATTATCACAAACGTCTCCACCGCTTCCATCTCTTGGAAGAAGAGGAGGAGGTCTCATGA
- a CDS encoding ferredoxin-thioredoxin reductase catalytic domain-containing protein, with protein sequence MALIEIKPEDVVATYRILQKEANDGGYQLNPDAEFTKNLVAGLMKNEQRYGYRACPCRLASGNKEQDLDIICPCDYRDPDLDDFGACYCALYVSEDIVNGRKTTQPVPERRPPRSERGKKAVIHTIPLPATAPVLPFPVWRCKVCGYLCARDQPPAICPICKVTKDRFERFM encoded by the coding sequence ATGGCTCTTATTGAGATCAAGCCGGAGGATGTCGTAGCAACCTACCGTATCCTGCAAAAAGAGGCAAACGATGGAGGCTACCAGCTGAATCCGGATGCTGAGTTTACGAAAAATCTTGTTGCCGGTCTTATGAAAAATGAGCAACGGTATGGGTACCGCGCCTGCCCGTGCCGGCTTGCGTCCGGTAACAAGGAGCAGGATCTCGATATTATCTGTCCCTGCGATTACCGCGATCCGGATCTCGATGATTTTGGTGCCTGTTACTGCGCTCTCTATGTCAGTGAGGACATTGTAAACGGCAGGAAAACAACACAACCCGTTCCCGAACGTCGCCCCCCCCGCTCTGAACGGGGAAAAAAAGCCGTTATCCATACGATCCCTCTCCCAGCCACTGCTCCGGTTCTTCCCTTTCCGGTATGGCGTTGTAAAGTCTGTGGCTATCTCTGCGCGCGCGACCAACCCCCGGCGATCTGTCCGATCTGTAAAGTAACGAAAGACCGGTTTGAACGGTTTATGTAA
- a CDS encoding NADH-quinone oxidoreductase subunit H, whose product MNLDFFLYLVINTLVVIAVSPLFVSLIKKVKAWTQGRQGPSVLQTYFTLVKLLKKEVIYSPNSSRIMRVTPLVTMAAILVAALFVPLVFVPEPVGGIGNIILFLYLLALARFFMALAGLDAGSSFGGMGSSREMSISSIIEPTTIIVFAALAFVFKTLNIFDMFALTAAAGSPATPTLILIGISLFIILIVETSRIPVDNPETHLELTMIHEGMILEQSGRNLALMELSAAVKMTVLMALLINLIVPFGLATTLTVAGILIAIIVLVVKGSILAGIIGLFESSMAKKRFFQLPSLFAMAFFFSTLIIIIEVFS is encoded by the coding sequence ATGAACCTGGATTTTTTCCTCTATCTTGTGATCAATACGCTTGTCGTCATTGCAGTCTCGCCCCTCTTTGTCAGCCTGATCAAAAAAGTGAAAGCCTGGACACAGGGACGGCAGGGTCCGTCCGTTCTCCAGACCTACTTTACCCTGGTAAAACTGTTAAAAAAGGAAGTCATCTACTCCCCCAACTCCTCGCGGATCATGCGGGTCACCCCGCTCGTTACGATGGCTGCGATCCTTGTTGCAGCCCTCTTTGTCCCGCTGGTCTTTGTGCCCGAACCTGTCGGGGGTATTGGCAACATCATCCTGTTCCTGTACCTGCTTGCGCTGGCCCGGTTCTTTATGGCGCTCGCGGGTCTGGATGCCGGCAGTTCCTTTGGGGGTATGGGCAGTTCCCGGGAGATGAGCATCTCATCAATCATCGAACCCACGACCATTATCGTCTTTGCCGCCCTCGCATTTGTCTTTAAAACGCTCAATATCTTCGATATGTTCGCACTGACAGCCGCAGCCGGGTCACCAGCCACACCGACCCTGATCCTGATCGGCATCTCATTGTTCATCATCCTCATTGTCGAGACCTCCCGGATACCGGTCGATAATCCTGAGACGCATCTCGAACTTACCATGATCCACGAGGGCATGATACTCGAACAGTCAGGCAGGAACCTTGCCCTCATGGAACTATCAGCCGCTGTCAAGATGACGGTCCTTATGGCACTCCTCATCAACCTGATCGTTCCCTTCGGGCTTGCAACGACCCTCACCGTTGCCGGGATTCTTATCGCCATAATTGTGTTAGTGGTAAAAGGATCGATCCTTGCCGGAATAATCGGGCTCTTCGAATCGTCAATGGCAAAGAAACGGTTCTTCCAGCTCCCCAGTCTTTTTGCCATGGCATTCTTCTTCTCAACCCTGATCATCATCATCGAGGTGTTCTCATGA
- a CDS encoding carbonic anhydrase gives MIDKLLLGNYKFRESDFTPNIDYYRELATSQHPTTLWIGCSDSRLQTGHITQARAGELFIQRNIGNIVPIHDWNFATVLEYAVIHLKVEDVVICGHSNCGAIRALDKESTDSYIPLWLNNAREAKVRVDKTITPPTTVLEKDERYRLIEQENVRLQIEHLYTYPLLKKAVDEKRVQVHGLYYDLGNGALTRVT, from the coding sequence ATGATCGACAAATTATTGCTGGGAAATTACAAGTTCAGGGAATCTGATTTTACCCCGAATATCGATTACTACCGCGAGCTGGCAACCAGCCAGCACCCGACAACACTCTGGATAGGGTGCTCGGACTCCCGACTCCAGACCGGGCATATCACCCAGGCAAGAGCGGGAGAACTGTTCATCCAGAGAAACATCGGTAATATCGTGCCAATCCATGACTGGAATTTTGCCACCGTGCTTGAATACGCTGTTATTCACCTCAAGGTTGAGGATGTGGTCATCTGCGGACATTCAAACTGCGGTGCAATCCGGGCACTCGATAAGGAGAGCACCGATTCTTACATACCGCTCTGGCTGAACAATGCCCGTGAGGCAAAAGTGCGGGTGGATAAAACGATCACTCCCCCGACAACCGTGCTCGAAAAGGACGAGCGGTACCGCCTTATAGAACAGGAGAACGTGAGGCTCCAGATCGAACACCTCTATACCTATCCCCTGCTGAAAAAGGCGGTTGATGAGAAGAGAGTACAGGTTCACGGCCTCTATTACGATCTCGGGAATGGGGCCTTAACCAGGGTTACCTGA
- a CDS encoding GNAT family N-acetyltransferase translates to MQVIGAVDVRELSPAELVRAERELWTHYHNQTADRVNDRLFAAFAGTKLIGVARCSRHPDGLEVDAVYVLDEYRRRGFARSVMILLIEECGRQETLFMHSKTELVDFYGSLGFYPIPEIDLPKTIRDRFGFVMGNLKGIDVCPMKRDPASLPAKQNT, encoded by the coding sequence GTGCAGGTTATCGGTGCGGTGGATGTCCGGGAGCTTTCCCCCGCAGAGCTCGTCCGTGCGGAACGGGAACTCTGGACCCACTACCACAATCAGACCGCCGACCGGGTCAATGACCGGCTCTTTGCCGCCTTTGCAGGCACCAAACTGATCGGCGTGGCACGGTGCTCACGCCATCCGGATGGTCTTGAAGTTGATGCGGTCTACGTTCTGGATGAATACCGGCGCCGCGGGTTTGCCCGTTCGGTAATGATCCTTCTTATAGAAGAGTGCGGCAGGCAGGAAACGCTCTTTATGCACTCGAAGACAGAACTGGTGGATTTCTACGGAAGTCTGGGTTTCTACCCTATTCCCGAGATTGATCTGCCAAAAACCATCCGGGACCGCTTCGGGTTCGTTATGGGAAATCTCAAGGGTATCGATGTCTGCCCCATGAAACGGGATCCTGCGTCTCTTCCGGCCAAACAGAATACCTGA
- a CDS encoding proton-conducting transporter membrane subunit, whose product MILIAFVLVSVLSLIIIAATRNHRQMNTVCIIQALLFAALAVYIALFQQVPVVSFLVGSQYFFIDHLGLFEVLIATIIFACAAVYARGYVEGLLESGELEKGSLKLFYVAWVLLLMVIVLAFLSDNLALFWIFAELTTIISAMLIAILAARENIDAAIKYIFVASVSMLFAFVGFIFLFEISRVYLGTGTLNWTVLMQHAAGFSPGMMIASFVLVFIGFAAKSGIFPFHTWLPEAHAKAPSAVSAILSGVLLNVGIYGIIRVYALVHQTTAVATIAPLIAVFGILTIGISAFSMLPQKNLKKLVAFSSVENMGIMLVGLAISTPVALFWVLFHIMAHSLTKASLFFSSGILHRQYRSRFSADAADEIKDVFRLQPLAAWGIVLGGLAIIGMPPFPIFFSEFFILLQLGAVSLEVLAVILVLLFIAAAALGYFVLTSFTQVTEPGTPSDIIPYQTPASMKIPIVILLALLVAIGITLPAGGMAFLNQIVMELKF is encoded by the coding sequence ATGATCCTGATCGCATTTGTCCTGGTGTCGGTGCTCTCGCTTATCATCATCGCAGCTACCCGGAACCACCGGCAGATGAACACCGTGTGTATCATCCAGGCACTGCTCTTTGCTGCGCTCGCTGTCTACATTGCACTCTTCCAGCAGGTGCCGGTGGTGTCGTTTCTTGTCGGGAGCCAGTACTTCTTCATCGATCACCTCGGGCTTTTTGAAGTGCTGATCGCTACGATCATCTTTGCCTGCGCAGCGGTCTATGCCCGGGGGTATGTTGAAGGACTCCTGGAGAGCGGGGAACTGGAAAAAGGCAGTCTCAAGCTCTTCTATGTGGCATGGGTTCTGCTCCTCATGGTCATTGTCCTTGCCTTCCTGTCCGATAATCTCGCACTGTTCTGGATCTTTGCCGAACTGACTACCATCATCTCTGCGATGCTCATTGCCATCCTTGCCGCCCGCGAGAATATCGATGCAGCAATCAAGTATATTTTCGTAGCATCAGTTTCCATGCTTTTTGCGTTTGTCGGGTTCATTTTCCTTTTCGAGATATCGCGGGTCTATCTTGGCACCGGCACCCTGAACTGGACCGTGCTGATGCAGCATGCGGCCGGTTTTTCCCCCGGCATGATGATCGCTTCCTTTGTGCTCGTCTTTATCGGGTTTGCCGCAAAGTCCGGTATCTTCCCGTTCCATACCTGGCTGCCTGAAGCCCATGCCAAAGCTCCATCGGCTGTCAGTGCCATTCTTTCGGGGGTACTGTTGAATGTGGGTATCTACGGGATCATCCGGGTGTACGCACTTGTGCACCAGACGACGGCCGTTGCAACGATTGCGCCTCTGATTGCGGTGTTTGGCATTCTCACCATCGGAATTTCTGCGTTCTCCATGCTCCCCCAGAAAAACTTAAAAAAACTGGTGGCATTCTCCAGCGTGGAGAACATGGGGATTATGCTGGTGGGGCTTGCCATCTCCACCCCGGTCGCTCTTTTCTGGGTACTCTTCCACATCATGGCACATTCCCTGACAAAGGCATCGCTCTTCTTCTCCTCCGGTATCCTGCACCGGCAGTACCGGAGCCGGTTCTCGGCCGATGCAGCGGATGAGATCAAGGATGTGTTCCGGCTCCAGCCGCTGGCCGCATGGGGAATTGTTCTCGGAGGGCTTGCGATCATCGGTATGCCCCCGTTTCCTATCTTCTTCTCCGAATTCTTCATCCTGCTGCAGCTGGGTGCAGTCTCCCTGGAGGTGCTTGCGGTGATACTCGTCCTCCTGTTCATTGCCGCCGCCGCACTGGGATACTTTGTGCTCACGAGCTTTACGCAGGTCACTGAACCCGGTACTCCCTCCGATATAATTCCTTACCAGACGCCTGCCAGTATGAAGATCCCCATCGTCATCCTGCTGGCGCTCCTTGTGGCTATCGGGATCACGCTTCCTGCCGGGGGCATGGCATTCCTCAACCAGATCGTAATGGAGCTGAAATTCTGA
- a CDS encoding NADH-quinone oxidoreductase subunit C: MTSEQDIGIRAAQEFLGAAALADRLSTGPNNEQYVLVEEPEFENAVAHLAANKFVLIGLFCCEGFAKNAAHTLFYVFERRTSILVLVRNISGNATTIACIYPSASWFERECRDGFGVEFEGAFDTRRLFLHETYPEGFHPLKKAFRNAPVVTRATIDPAEEYPFRPVSGEGVYQVPVGPVHAGIIEPGHFRFSVIGETIFNLECRMFYKHRGIEKLAEGKLPGDCLKIAEAVSGDESVANTTAFCMAVEQICQTPVPERAWYLRTILLELERVCSHLGDQAGMLVDVAFPLGANQFSVLREECFREHDRLTGSRFLREMIAPGGLSRDIAKPELVELAAFVHRVRKGYRVGLKIVLSTASVIDRFATTGVIRPALLRPLNITGPSARASGGKVDVRINHPYGIYGQFAPKPQRLRDGDVLSRFTVKASEIMDSLELIERLIAATPEGTISTTPEIKDGYTLAIVESARGQNLCWVWIRGGAIERYKVRTASFCNWLAIEHAVQGNIVPDFPVINKSMNLSYAGTDL, encoded by the coding sequence ATGACTTCAGAGCAGGATATCGGGATACGGGCGGCACAGGAATTTCTTGGCGCAGCTGCCCTCGCTGACCGGCTCAGCACCGGGCCGAATAACGAACAGTATGTGCTCGTTGAAGAACCGGAATTTGAGAACGCGGTTGCGCACCTGGCGGCCAATAAGTTCGTGCTGATCGGCCTCTTCTGCTGCGAAGGCTTTGCCAAAAACGCTGCACACACGCTCTTCTACGTCTTCGAACGGCGCACCAGCATCCTGGTGCTGGTCCGTAACATCAGCGGGAACGCAACCACCATCGCGTGTATCTATCCCTCTGCATCCTGGTTCGAACGGGAATGCCGTGACGGGTTTGGCGTGGAGTTCGAGGGGGCATTCGATACCCGCCGGCTCTTCCTGCACGAGACGTACCCGGAGGGTTTCCACCCGCTGAAAAAAGCGTTCAGGAATGCGCCCGTTGTCACCCGGGCAACCATCGATCCCGCGGAAGAATACCCGTTCCGGCCGGTGAGCGGCGAAGGCGTGTACCAGGTACCGGTCGGCCCGGTCCATGCCGGGATCATCGAGCCCGGGCACTTCCGGTTCAGCGTTATCGGCGAGACGATCTTCAATCTCGAGTGCCGGATGTTCTACAAGCACCGGGGGATCGAGAAGCTGGCGGAAGGAAAACTGCCCGGGGACTGCCTGAAGATTGCCGAGGCGGTAAGCGGCGATGAATCGGTGGCAAATACCACGGCGTTCTGCATGGCAGTCGAACAGATCTGCCAGACCCCGGTCCCGGAACGGGCCTGGTACCTGCGGACGATCCTCCTTGAACTGGAACGGGTCTGCTCGCATCTCGGGGACCAGGCGGGAATGCTCGTGGATGTGGCCTTCCCGCTGGGTGCCAACCAGTTCTCGGTGCTGCGCGAGGAATGTTTCCGCGAGCATGACCGCCTGACCGGTTCCCGGTTCCTGCGGGAAATGATCGCTCCCGGCGGGCTGAGCCGGGACATTGCGAAACCGGAGCTCGTCGAACTCGCTGCATTCGTGCACCGGGTACGGAAAGGGTACAGGGTCGGCCTGAAGATCGTGCTCTCCACCGCATCGGTGATCGACCGGTTTGCGACCACGGGCGTGATCCGCCCCGCCCTGCTGCGCCCGCTCAATATCACCGGCCCGTCAGCGCGGGCCTCCGGTGGGAAGGTGGATGTCCGGATCAACCACCCGTATGGGATCTACGGACAGTTCGCCCCGAAACCGCAGCGGCTCCGGGACGGGGATGTCCTCTCCCGGTTTACGGTCAAGGCTTCGGAGATCATGGACTCGCTCGAGCTGATCGAACGGCTGATCGCAGCGACTCCCGAGGGAACGATAAGCACAACGCCGGAGATTAAGGATGGTTATACCCTTGCCATCGTTGAATCCGCCCGGGGCCAGAACCTCTGCTGGGTCTGGATCAGAGGCGGTGCGATCGAGCGGTACAAGGTACGGACCGCCTCGTTCTGCAACTGGCTGGCAATCGAGCATGCAGTGCAGGGCAATATCGTCCCGGATTTCCCGGTGATCAACAAGAGCATGAATCTCTCGTACGCGGGAACCGACCTGTGA
- a CDS encoding proton-conducting transporter membrane subunit: MIVELFILAILVLLTGTIFPLVFALSNRRAVRTISLSCVIGASILLAGLSLIALLSGGKEYFTLYQPFPTISLSFAIDRLASFFLLIIAVVSGCVALYFTEYIEHMDGQSRRNLLCGCTSLFILAMMLVVASANTLSFFFSWELMAASSFFLVMYEYSQPESRKAGIFYFVLTQLSSLFILLGIIVLFVITGSFAFLPLTTASAPLVTIAFLALFTGFSIKAGIIPFHKWLPYAHPASPSPISALMSGVMLKIAVYGLVRFLLDVFTPDLWWGVLILAAGTASAVLGIIYALKEHDVKGMLAYSSIENIGIIFTGIGLSVIFTASNLPLLATLSLLGALFHSLNHAMFKSLLFLTAGSVVSATHTRDIEHMGGLARRMPVTSALFFVGAVSIAALPPLNGFASEILIFISFFSSVAVMDPLFKVLLFICLALFALTSALSAACFVKAFGSIFLALPRSPESAAAREVPRAMLIGPGILAAACILLGVCALQIFAVVGFAVPLPDMLLVSLLLIGMAALTYAVLYFTASREVRVSETWGCGTLSQQASAEYSGHGFSEPLDIIFSSIYRTRTTNERVFFDQKNCIFKEGTGEIRLLKVFEEYLYRPIARQSMKAADTIARFQNGCLDTYLLYVFITVIALILFLGWFA, translated from the coding sequence ATGATTGTTGAACTGTTCATTCTTGCCATACTCGTGCTTCTTACCGGCACAATCTTCCCCCTTGTTTTTGCATTGTCAAACCGGAGAGCCGTACGGACGATCTCCCTGTCATGCGTAATCGGAGCTTCCATTCTGCTGGCAGGTCTTTCGCTTATAGCCTTGCTTTCCGGTGGAAAAGAGTATTTTACTCTCTACCAACCCTTCCCGACCATTTCCCTTTCGTTTGCGATCGACCGGCTCGCTTCATTTTTCCTGCTTATCATTGCGGTCGTATCGGGATGTGTTGCCCTCTACTTTACCGAATACATTGAGCATATGGACGGGCAGTCCCGCAGGAACCTTCTCTGCGGCTGCACGAGTCTTTTTATTCTCGCAATGATGCTTGTCGTTGCCTCGGCAAACACGCTCTCATTCTTCTTCTCCTGGGAACTGATGGCCGCGAGTTCCTTTTTCCTCGTCATGTACGAGTATTCGCAACCTGAATCAAGGAAAGCCGGGATCTTCTATTTTGTGCTGACCCAGTTGTCATCCCTGTTTATCCTGCTGGGAATCATCGTTCTCTTTGTTATCACCGGTTCGTTTGCATTTCTGCCCCTGACAACTGCATCAGCGCCTCTCGTCACCATTGCATTCCTCGCTCTTTTTACTGGTTTTTCCATCAAGGCAGGGATCATACCGTTCCACAAGTGGCTGCCCTATGCTCACCCGGCAAGCCCGTCGCCGATCTCCGCTCTCATGTCCGGTGTTATGCTCAAGATCGCCGTGTACGGTCTTGTGCGTTTCCTGCTGGATGTATTCACACCGGATCTCTGGTGGGGCGTGCTGATCCTCGCCGCTGGTACCGCATCGGCAGTGCTCGGCATCATCTATGCATTAAAAGAGCATGACGTCAAGGGAATGCTCGCCTATTCGAGCATAGAGAATATCGGGATTATCTTTACCGGTATCGGTCTGTCAGTAATCTTTACTGCCAGCAATCTCCCCCTGCTTGCAACCCTCAGCCTGCTGGGTGCGCTTTTCCATTCCCTGAACCATGCCATGTTCAAGAGCCTGCTCTTCCTCACCGCGGGGTCTGTTGTGTCGGCAACCCACACGCGGGATATCGAGCATATGGGGGGACTTGCCCGAAGGATGCCGGTTACCTCTGCGCTCTTTTTTGTCGGTGCAGTCTCGATAGCTGCATTACCCCCCTTGAACGGATTTGCCAGCGAGATCCTGATCTTTATCTCCTTCTTCTCCTCAGTTGCCGTGATGGATCCGCTTTTCAAGGTCCTCCTCTTCATCTGCCTTGCCCTGTTTGCCCTGACCAGTGCGCTCTCGGCAGCGTGTTTTGTCAAGGCGTTTGGATCGATCTTCCTTGCCCTCCCGCGTTCTCCTGAGAGCGCCGCTGCCCGCGAAGTTCCCCGCGCCATGCTGATCGGGCCGGGTATCCTTGCGGCAGCCTGCATTCTTCTGGGAGTCTGCGCCCTCCAGATCTTTGCAGTCGTTGGTTTTGCTGTTCCCCTGCCGGATATGCTGCTGGTCAGCCTGTTGCTCATTGGTATGGCAGCACTAACATATGCGGTTCTGTATTTCACTGCTTCCCGGGAAGTACGGGTGAGCGAGACATGGGGGTGCGGGACGCTCTCGCAGCAGGCATCGGCAGAATACAGCGGTCACGGTTTCTCAGAACCTCTCGACATCATCTTCTCGTCTATCTATCGCACCCGGACAACCAATGAACGGGTATTCTTTGACCAGAAGAACTGCATCTTCAAGGAAGGTACCGGCGAGATCCGTCTCTTAAAAGTATTCGAAGAATACCTCTATCGCCCCATAGCACGGCAATCCATGAAAGCAGCTGACACCATAGCACGCTTCCAGAACGGGTGCCTTGACACGTATCTCCTCTATGTCTTTATCACGGTCATTGCCCTGATCCTTTTCCTCGGGTGGTTTGCATGA
- a CDS encoding glutaredoxin family protein → MSTEHVSGKNKGKVMLYALSTCGWCNRTKELLRELGIEFDYTYVDLLEEKEQDEAMNTIERFNPKGSFPTLIINNKKCIVGFKEQEIREEFR, encoded by the coding sequence ATGAGTACTGAACACGTGAGCGGGAAAAATAAGGGGAAGGTTATGCTCTATGCCCTGAGCACCTGCGGATGGTGCAACAGGACAAAAGAACTTCTGCGTGAGCTGGGTATCGAATTCGATTACACGTACGTCGATCTCCTTGAAGAAAAGGAGCAGGACGAGGCGATGAATACGATCGAGCGTTTTAACCCTAAAGGTTCATTCCCTACCCTTATTATTAATAATAAAAAATGCATTGTGGGTTTTAAAGAGCAGGAAATACGGGAGGAATTCCGGTAA